One segment of Effusibacillus lacus DNA contains the following:
- a CDS encoding S8 family serine peptidase, whose product MKVKSILASVSLFLSLLAGTVPATGTATASAQAFVDPLLQQALETSGDAPVEAIVTFKGDGAPTASNVLSLKQAGISKGITFQSLPMAGVPVTADQVKTLAVNPEVRSIYLNQKLHYYNADATNLTGVDKVRTDSRMTKQNGGLPVSGKGVTVVVNDSGVDGTHKDHELGKNLVQNVTGTTNLHAVSELLPVTYTENVTNTDTNSGHGTHVAGTVGGTGAMSNGKYEGVAPGANLVGYGSGAALLILDALGGFDYALTHQAEYGIRVITNSWGSSGDFDPEDPINIASKKAFDRGIVVTFAAGNEGPEEDTHNPYAKAPWVISVAAGDKSGKLADFSSRGVKGKKGTFMIDGQTWTWEDRPTITAPGVDIISTRTLAPVSSLGATDDAIHIEPAYLPYYTTMNGTSMATPHVAGIVALMLDANPNLSPAEVKDILQQTATNMPELEPWEAGAGYVNAYAAVDAAFQAKESGKSVNMFRKFNSSANLSADRKSFSH is encoded by the coding sequence ATGAAAGTCAAATCCATTCTTGCGTCTGTGTCCCTTTTCCTGTCATTGCTGGCAGGCACTGTGCCGGCGACTGGAACCGCCACGGCTTCTGCACAAGCCTTTGTCGATCCGCTGCTGCAGCAAGCTCTGGAAACAAGCGGTGATGCACCGGTCGAGGCGATTGTCACCTTCAAAGGCGACGGTGCCCCAACGGCATCCAATGTCCTGAGTCTGAAGCAAGCGGGGATCTCAAAGGGGATCACTTTTCAATCGCTGCCAATGGCAGGCGTGCCGGTGACGGCCGATCAGGTGAAAACCCTGGCGGTCAATCCGGAGGTTCGATCCATCTACTTGAATCAGAAGTTGCATTACTATAACGCTGACGCCACGAATCTTACCGGAGTCGATAAAGTGCGGACCGATTCCCGCATGACAAAGCAAAACGGAGGGCTTCCCGTATCGGGCAAAGGCGTTACGGTTGTCGTAAACGACAGTGGAGTGGACGGAACGCACAAGGATCATGAACTGGGCAAAAATCTGGTTCAAAACGTGACGGGAACCACCAACTTGCATGCGGTAAGCGAGCTGTTGCCCGTGACCTACACGGAAAATGTGACCAACACGGATACCAACTCGGGTCACGGGACACATGTGGCCGGCACGGTCGGGGGAACCGGTGCCATGTCCAACGGAAAGTATGAGGGGGTAGCACCGGGAGCGAATCTTGTGGGATACGGATCGGGTGCTGCATTGCTGATTCTGGATGCGCTTGGCGGGTTTGATTACGCACTTACACATCAAGCTGAATACGGGATTCGGGTGATTACCAACTCCTGGGGGTCATCGGGGGATTTTGATCCGGAGGACCCGATTAACATCGCAAGCAAGAAAGCGTTTGACCGGGGGATCGTCGTTACATTTGCCGCGGGCAATGAGGGTCCGGAAGAAGACACTCACAACCCGTATGCGAAAGCTCCCTGGGTGATTTCTGTGGCGGCAGGAGATAAGAGCGGGAAGCTTGCCGATTTCTCTTCACGCGGGGTAAAGGGGAAAAAGGGTACGTTTATGATAGACGGCCAGACCTGGACATGGGAAGACCGGCCCACCATCACCGCTCCGGGTGTGGATATCATCTCGACCCGTACGCTTGCTCCTGTTTCCTCTCTCGGCGCAACAGATGACGCGATACACATCGAACCGGCCTATTTGCCTTACTACACAACCATGAACGGCACATCAATGGCAACGCCGCACGTAGCGGGAATTGTCGCCCTGATGTTGGACGCCAATCCGAATCTTTCACCGGCAGAAGTGAAGGACATTCTGCAGCAGACGGCAACCAACATGCCTGAACTTGAACCTTGGGAAGCGGGAGCGGGATACGTGAATGCGTACGCGGCAGTGGATGCGGCTTTTCAAGCAAAGGAGTCTGGCAAGTCCGTCAACATGTTCCGCAAGTTCAACAGCAGTGCCAATCTTTCAGCTGACCGGAAATCCTTTTCCCATTGA
- a CDS encoding AMP-dependent synthetase/ligase gives MNLLTLLHSAVSEVPQKACLMYKQDGKYTSITYSEFWDRIMHFAAGLVTFGAKPGDKIGILSTNCPEWAISDYASLAIGAVVVPIYPTLPAAQVEFILKNADVRYLIVQDGMQLEKVRSRWPESLLQVIVFRETTPSMDGKAVPFSDVCSIGKHQNLSGSRPDVYSIPEGQLATIVHTSGTTGNPKGVMLTHSNIVSNIHASLSYLPVEKTDVSLSFLPLSHIFERTVGQFAALSSGATIAYAESIETIQQNLKEVRPTIFITVPRLLEKVYAGILNKVEKAPGPLRGVLKKGIESGTSAGLTYRLVDKLVYRKVREGLGGRLRCIVSGGSGLAADIANFFIRAGIPVHEGYGMTEAAPVICANPKDGCIPGTVGKPLPGVRVRVAEDGELLVKGPNVMQGYYKNPEATAETIDSDGWLHTGDIAEIHNGYVRIVDRKKNILVLGTGKNVAPWPVENAISLSPFITQAVLIGDKRNYVTCLLVPDVGALQSLAGKMGLGPNPADWLENPEIRKLIAGEVRKATVGFADFEIPKRAVLLQKELTLETGELTPTLKVKNQAILEKYGHLIEDMYNGKQYLPIFDDSGPSASPLPQLSGQPSTVSADPDESGKQHPGAKRMSARKIPVWIYATSGLALGLLFRFWWGE, from the coding sequence GTGAACCTGCTAACCCTGCTTCACAGTGCGGTTTCCGAGGTTCCACAGAAAGCATGCCTGATGTACAAACAAGACGGCAAATATACTTCCATCACATACTCCGAATTCTGGGATCGGATCATGCATTTTGCCGCCGGACTGGTAACCTTCGGAGCAAAGCCGGGAGACAAGATAGGCATACTGTCAACCAATTGCCCGGAATGGGCAATCAGTGACTATGCAAGTCTGGCAATCGGGGCGGTGGTGGTCCCCATTTATCCGACACTGCCTGCCGCTCAGGTGGAGTTCATCCTGAAGAATGCGGACGTCAGGTACCTGATCGTACAGGACGGTATGCAGCTGGAAAAGGTTCGAAGCCGATGGCCGGAGTCTCTCCTGCAGGTCATTGTGTTCCGCGAGACAACACCGAGTATGGATGGGAAAGCCGTCCCGTTTTCCGATGTGTGCTCGATCGGGAAACATCAGAATCTGTCGGGCAGCAGGCCGGATGTCTATTCCATTCCGGAGGGACAGTTGGCAACCATCGTCCATACCTCGGGAACCACCGGCAACCCGAAAGGCGTCATGTTAACCCATTCAAATATTGTGTCCAATATCCATGCCAGTCTCAGTTACCTGCCGGTGGAAAAAACGGATGTCAGTCTGTCTTTCCTTCCTCTGTCGCACATTTTTGAGCGAACGGTGGGTCAGTTTGCCGCCCTGTCTTCAGGAGCCACCATCGCCTACGCAGAAAGCATCGAGACGATCCAACAGAATCTGAAGGAAGTCCGACCGACCATTTTCATCACGGTTCCCCGCCTGTTGGAGAAAGTCTACGCCGGCATTCTCAACAAAGTGGAGAAAGCACCCGGACCGCTTCGTGGCGTGCTGAAAAAAGGAATCGAAAGCGGCACTTCGGCAGGTCTCACCTACCGTCTGGTCGATAAGCTCGTTTATCGGAAAGTACGGGAGGGATTGGGAGGACGGCTTCGCTGCATCGTTTCGGGAGGTTCGGGGCTTGCCGCCGATATCGCAAATTTCTTCATTCGCGCGGGCATTCCGGTACACGAGGGCTACGGCATGACGGAAGCAGCGCCTGTAATCTGCGCCAACCCCAAGGACGGGTGTATACCCGGCACGGTCGGCAAGCCGCTTCCCGGCGTTCGGGTGAGGGTGGCAGAAGACGGCGAATTGCTGGTGAAAGGCCCCAACGTTATGCAGGGGTACTACAAGAATCCCGAGGCGACTGCAGAAACGATTGATTCGGATGGATGGCTCCACACAGGTGACATTGCAGAGATCCACAACGGCTACGTACGAATCGTCGACAGAAAGAAGAACATTCTGGTTCTGGGCACCGGCAAGAATGTGGCACCCTGGCCCGTTGAGAATGCAATATCCCTGAGTCCCTTCATTACCCAGGCCGTATTGATCGGAGACAAACGGAATTATGTCACATGTCTGTTGGTCCCCGATGTCGGGGCATTGCAATCCCTTGCCGGGAAAATGGGGCTGGGTCCGAATCCGGCTGATTGGCTGGAGAATCCGGAAATCAGGAAGCTGATCGCCGGGGAAGTCAGAAAGGCAACGGTTGGTTTTGCCGACTTTGAGATCCCCAAGCGAGCGGTTCTGCTTCAGAAGGAACTGACGCTGGAAACAGGGGAACTCACTCCGACCCTGAAGGTCAAGAACCAGGCCATCCTTGAGAAATACGGGCACCTGATTGAAGACATGTATAACGGAAAACAGTATCTGCCTATTTTTGACGATTCAGGCCCTTCCGCAAGCCCTCTCCCGCAATTATCCGGGCAACCGTCCACTGTTTCGGCGGATCCTGATGAATCAGGGAAACAACACCCTGGCGCCAAAAGAATGTCCGCCAGGAAAATACCGGTCTGGATATACGCGACCTCAGGTCTTGCGCTGGGACTTTTGTTCCGATTCTGGTGGGGGGAATGA
- a CDS encoding S-layer homology domain-containing protein — MKKVRRTVIFGIILLSSELFALSNVSMAQTSGLFDTKSGDSLGGQLEGQLGGSVEIIVQPKSEVHQPFLVGFPDGKFHPQAPLTRAEAAAIVARVKGLKFEGDPEKPYSDVGKKHWAYRYITSVTKAGYMQGYKDGTFHPNEPISRAELVTLVLKVRGIEPLPNLTGFSDTSDHWAKDVIATAKSLGIVDGVGNNSFLPDDDTERQVASKLFCMAFFRGPLKDGETPVKQHFPDVKPEDWSFHWVEEAAVVAHESIRTVAEERLVKYRPDLTENY; from the coding sequence ATGAAAAAGGTACGAAGAACAGTTATTTTTGGCATCATTTTGCTGTCGTCGGAATTGTTTGCCCTTTCCAATGTCTCAATGGCTCAAACTTCCGGTTTATTCGACACTAAATCAGGGGATTCATTAGGTGGACAATTAGAGGGACAGCTAGGTGGCTCGGTGGAAATCATTGTTCAACCGAAATCGGAGGTGCACCAGCCCTTCCTGGTGGGGTTCCCGGATGGGAAATTCCACCCGCAGGCCCCTCTTACAAGGGCGGAAGCTGCGGCAATTGTGGCACGGGTAAAGGGACTCAAGTTTGAAGGAGACCCCGAGAAGCCTTATTCGGATGTTGGGAAAAAACACTGGGCATACCGGTACATTACCAGTGTGACCAAAGCCGGTTACATGCAAGGGTATAAGGACGGCACCTTCCATCCGAACGAGCCGATTTCGAGAGCCGAACTCGTAACCCTGGTTCTCAAGGTACGGGGGATTGAGCCGCTGCCGAACCTGACGGGTTTCTCCGACACTTCGGACCACTGGGCGAAGGATGTCATTGCAACGGCAAAGTCTCTGGGAATTGTGGACGGGGTCGGAAACAACAGCTTCCTGCCGGATGATGACACAGAACGGCAAGTTGCTTCCAAGCTGTTCTGTATGGCCTTCTTCCGCGGACCTCTGAAGGATGGGGAAACCCCGGTCAAGCAGCATTTCCCGGATGTAAAGCCGGAAGACTGGTCTTTCCATTGGGTCGAGGAGGCGGCAGTGGTAGCCCACGAGTCGATTCGAACAGTTGCCGAAGAACGTTTGGTCAAATATCGTCCGGACCTTACGGAGAACTACTAA
- a CDS encoding alpha/beta fold hydrolase, whose amino-acid sequence MRNIVIQAARLTVMIVLLLYLTFSPAVWATRVQATDAETTPVNVERLEEQISMSDGVRLAASLFKPYGNTPHGGWPAVIMIHGWGGDRSTYEEFAPGFAKNGYVVLTYDCRGFGQRSCNS is encoded by the coding sequence GTGAGAAATATTGTAATTCAGGCCGCTCGACTCACGGTTATGATCGTTCTTCTGCTTTATTTGACTTTCAGTCCCGCCGTGTGGGCGACACGGGTTCAGGCAACGGATGCTGAGACCACTCCTGTGAACGTGGAAAGACTTGAAGAGCAGATCTCCATGAGTGACGGGGTCCGCCTGGCTGCCTCTCTTTTCAAACCTTATGGGAACACACCACACGGAGGATGGCCGGCGGTCATCATGATTCACGGTTGGGGTGGGGATCGCAGCACTTACGAGGAGTTCGCTCCCGGTTTTGCAAAGAACGGATATGTGGTTCTGACCTACGATTGCCGGGGTTTTGGCCAGAGATCATGCAATTCCTGA
- a CDS encoding alpha/beta hydrolase family protein, with product MQFLIDRYEVNPDQIGSTGISYGGGQSYLLAAATHAPGYKGPKVKAIAPIMGWTDLVQALVPNDVMKASYDLGLFAAGYKAGKQNYNTDLPLWLVEGLTGVNEAEFKQQLALRSVVHQADFLRNVPIYALQAWKDELFPVEQVRTLFDTIRDENRNLKLYAGGFGSRNGNRNLTERLPFFSCRILRRSICSSGMTPNIPLHSLYRYSVTNKAAKGSPIVAILIGMALLFASLSSQNEEMNIRNPGRTGFLKFDIWRLKRLFPELSNQ from the coding sequence ATGCAATTCCTGATTGACAGGTACGAAGTCAATCCTGATCAAATCGGATCAACCGGCATTTCCTATGGAGGAGGGCAATCGTACTTATTGGCCGCCGCCACCCATGCCCCCGGATACAAGGGGCCCAAAGTCAAGGCGATTGCCCCCATTATGGGATGGACCGATCTCGTGCAGGCACTGGTTCCCAACGATGTCATGAAAGCTTCCTATGATCTGGGATTGTTTGCGGCGGGTTACAAGGCGGGCAAACAAAACTATAATACGGATCTTCCTTTGTGGCTGGTTGAAGGATTAACAGGAGTCAACGAGGCGGAGTTCAAACAGCAACTGGCGCTTCGTTCCGTCGTTCATCAGGCCGACTTTCTAAGGAACGTTCCAATCTATGCTTTGCAGGCCTGGAAGGATGAATTGTTTCCTGTGGAGCAGGTGAGGACGCTATTTGATACCATTCGGGACGAAAATCGGAACCTGAAACTGTATGCGGGCGGGTTCGGGTCACGCAATGGAAATCGAAATCTCACCGAGCGACTCCCCTTTTTTTCCTGCCGGATCCTGAGACGTTCTATCTGCAGTTCTGGCATGACGCCAAATATCCCTCTTCACTCACTATACCGATACAGCGTGACCAATAAAGCTGCGAAGGGCTCTCCCATAGTAGCAATACTTATTGGGATGGCCCTTTTGTTTGCTTCCCTCTCCTCGCAAAATGAAGAAATGAACATAAGGAACCCCGGTCGCACGGGGTTCCTTAAATTTGATATTTGGCGCCTTAAACGGCTTTTTCCAGAATTGTCAAATCAGTAG
- a CDS encoding MBL fold metallo-hydrolase, giving the protein MIVQKLSWAGIAVSDGETSVVIDPIGDTKHIVERPLAARLGTPTEPLYPLSEIPSVTAVLISHVHPDHFDHLSIMAAYGEDIPVLLPIESVEIARKTGLKNVIGVTVDDRFTYGKLDVTASYSVDGYGTPQVSWVVGGNGKKIIHCGDTLWHGYWWKIARQHGPIDVACLPVNGAILEIEALPQQSILHACMTPEEAVEAAKLLQANKLVPIHFNTFKNPPYYIETPNLLARLITSSKQREVDLEILAPGETTDLTILEKAV; this is encoded by the coding sequence ATGATTGTTCAAAAGCTGTCTTGGGCAGGTATTGCAGTATCTGATGGAGAGACTTCCGTGGTAATTGATCCGATAGGAGATACCAAACATATCGTTGAGAGACCTTTAGCTGCTCGACTTGGGACTCCTACCGAACCGCTGTATCCGCTTTCCGAAATTCCTTCGGTAACAGCTGTGCTCATTTCACACGTCCACCCCGACCATTTTGATCATTTGTCGATAATGGCTGCATACGGTGAAGACATTCCGGTGCTTTTGCCAATCGAATCGGTGGAAATCGCACGGAAAACCGGACTGAAGAATGTCATTGGTGTGACCGTAGATGACCGGTTTACATACGGAAAGCTTGATGTGACTGCCAGTTACTCGGTTGACGGGTATGGAACTCCGCAAGTCTCCTGGGTCGTAGGGGGAAACGGGAAGAAAATCATTCATTGCGGCGATACGCTTTGGCATGGGTATTGGTGGAAAATTGCGAGACAGCATGGTCCTATAGATGTTGCTTGTTTGCCTGTTAATGGTGCGATTTTGGAAATTGAGGCGTTGCCTCAACAAAGCATTCTGCATGCCTGCATGACTCCCGAAGAGGCAGTGGAGGCTGCAAAATTGTTGCAAGCCAACAAGTTGGTGCCGATTCACTTCAATACATTTAAAAATCCACCCTACTATATCGAAACCCCCAATCTTCTAGCAAGGTTAATTACCAGCTCCAAGCAACGCGAAGTTGACCTGGAGATACTGGCTCCCGGAGAAACTACTGATTTGACAATTCTGGAAAAAGCCGTTTAA
- a CDS encoding winged helix-turn-helix transcriptional regulator yields MNKKYNLPCNIANTLDLIGDRWTLLIIRELLNGTSKFNEIKTSLSGIAPNILSDRLQMLEQEGIVSSKLYRKHPPRYEYELTRKGKDLRHVLNALAIWGNRHLEPKYMKLVHTDCNHEVKIHYYCPNCDTTVKEVEYVPNSPRAANT; encoded by the coding sequence ATGAACAAAAAGTACAATCTCCCATGTAATATTGCGAATACACTGGATCTGATCGGTGACCGGTGGACACTGTTGATTATTCGGGAACTCCTGAATGGGACTAGCAAGTTTAATGAAATTAAAACCTCTTTATCAGGAATCGCACCTAACATCCTCTCGGATCGTTTGCAAATGCTGGAGCAAGAAGGGATCGTGTCATCCAAGCTCTACAGAAAGCATCCGCCCCGATATGAGTATGAGTTGACCAGAAAAGGAAAAGACTTGAGACATGTACTAAATGCATTGGCAATCTGGGGCAACCGGCATCTCGAGCCAAAATACATGAAGCTGGTTCATACCGATTGCAACCATGAAGTGAAAATTCACTATTATTGTCCAAACTGCGATACGACCGTTAAAGAAGTGGAGTATGTCCCAAATTCACCAAGAGCGGCAAATACCTGA
- a CDS encoding NAD(P)H-dependent oxidoreductase, with amino-acid sequence MPNFAEKEKRPFTVYVVLGHPERNSFNHAIAGKVAELLRVNGHDVYFHDLYEEKFDPVLRESKLFENAPISSVIQEHCRQLSVADGVVVVHPNWWGQPPAMIKGWIDQVMRPGIAYRFVQDETGHMFPHGLLSSKTILVINTANSTHTDGLLQKIWEYTFVSCGVKNFHYQLLGGIAASSTEQRKEWLAKVKETVQELFPPSLS; translated from the coding sequence ATGCCAAATTTTGCGGAAAAAGAAAAAAGGCCCTTTACGGTATACGTAGTTCTTGGGCACCCCGAAAGGAACAGTTTCAATCATGCCATTGCTGGCAAAGTGGCAGAACTTTTGCGTGTAAACGGACATGATGTTTATTTTCATGATCTTTATGAAGAGAAATTTGATCCGGTTCTCAGGGAATCCAAACTGTTCGAGAATGCTCCAATCAGTTCCGTGATTCAAGAACACTGCAGACAGCTCTCTGTAGCTGATGGAGTGGTTGTTGTTCATCCCAATTGGTGGGGACAACCCCCGGCCATGATAAAAGGGTGGATCGATCAGGTAATGCGCCCTGGCATAGCATACAGGTTTGTACAAGATGAGACAGGGCATATGTTCCCCCACGGGTTGTTGAGTTCCAAGACGATCCTTGTCATCAATACTGCAAATTCAACACACACAGATGGTCTGCTTCAAAAAATATGGGAATATACCTTTGTTTCTTGTGGAGTCAAGAACTTTCACTATCAGCTGTTGGGGGGGATTGCGGCAAGCTCAACGGAACAGCGAAAAGAATGGCTGGCAAAGGTGAAAGAAACAGTGCAGGAACTGTTTCCGCCATCCTTATCATGA
- a CDS encoding alpha/beta hydrolase, with protein sequence MNQATFSFPSVDGTEIHVYKWTPDTEVKGIVQIAHGMAEHAGRYSHFAEALTGEGYAVYANDHRGHGRTAGQQENLLYFADENGWELVLEDMHQLSQLIKREHPGLPLFLLGHSMGSFLARSYIQQYGGELSGVLLSGTGGTPGILGYIGTALARMEIRNKGRKGKSALLTNLTFGNYNKAFQPARTEYDWLSRDSNEVDKYIHDPYCGGMATAGFYADMLTGIQHLDKPERLGKIPEDLPIFLFSGDKDPVGNNSRGVLQTYRNFRKAGVKDVSCKLYPGGRHEMLNEINKAEVYRDVIDWLNKHI encoded by the coding sequence ACACCGGACACAGAAGTCAAAGGCATCGTTCAAATCGCCCATGGGATGGCAGAACACGCAGGCCGGTACAGCCACTTTGCCGAGGCATTGACCGGCGAAGGATATGCCGTATACGCCAATGACCATCGCGGACATGGTCGAACTGCGGGTCAACAGGAGAACCTTCTTTACTTTGCCGATGAAAACGGATGGGAGTTGGTTCTAGAGGACATGCATCAGCTTTCCCAACTGATCAAACGGGAGCACCCCGGTTTGCCGCTGTTTTTGTTAGGGCACAGTATGGGATCGTTCTTGGCCAGGAGTTACATTCAGCAGTATGGCGGAGAGTTGTCTGGAGTTCTACTGTCTGGAACCGGTGGAACACCCGGTATTCTGGGATACATCGGTACCGCCCTCGCCAGAATGGAAATCCGGAATAAAGGGCGAAAAGGAAAAAGCGCCCTCCTCACAAATCTTACCTTCGGAAACTACAACAAGGCGTTCCAACCTGCACGAACAGAATACGACTGGTTAAGCCGGGACTCAAACGAGGTCGACAAGTATATTCACGACCCGTATTGCGGAGGGATGGCAACCGCCGGTTTTTATGCTGACATGCTGACGGGAATTCAACACTTGGACAAACCCGAAAGGCTTGGAAAAATACCCGAAGACTTGCCCATCTTCCTTTTCTCCGGGGACAAAGACCCTGTCGGAAACAACTCCAGGGGTGTTTTACAAACCTACCGCAACTTCCGGAAGGCGGGAGTTAAGGATGTTTCCTGCAAACTGTACCCCGGGGGACGGCACGAGATGTTGAATGAAATAAACAAAGCTGAGGTTTACCGTGATGTGATTGATTGGTTAAACAAACACATTTAG